The nucleotide sequence GCATGGAGTGGGTGCAGAGACATGTCTCAGAAAGCTCAAGTCTAAGTTAACAATAGTAGATGAAAAATTTTGTGTATACAGGTCCAACTTTTTGTTTCTTGTAGTGTGGTAATCATGGTCTTAAAATCTCACTAGATTTGAGGATTTGGTCCTTGAGTGGCACGGTTCATGTTCCTTCTGTGGCATGAGAATTTTAGTGTGTGTGGCACCAGGTATGTTCCCACAAGAAAAATTAATGGTATAGAGCAATGTGATATAAAGACGTGTGTGATGCAGCCTCCTGTTTGGCATCCGTTCTCTTCTCCGATCCTGTCCCCAGTGCTGAGAAGCAGCAGTGGCGTTGATGCTTTATGCGGCTACAAAATGACTTGTTCCTAAGGTGAGTGAGTGTGAATGTAGGCTGAACAGAATTCAACCAACAAAGGCCCAAGTTTCATGCAAAATAGCCTGATTCAAgccaattatattataatatatggtTTTTGCAGTATTCAGTTTGAAACATTGATCGTTGGGGGTAATACTAATCATCACAGTTTTTCTCATTAAACATTTACTGTTAGCTATCTGTTGGCAAAAGGAATATAGAAAAAATTGGACCATGTTCATTAACCATCTGGCATCATTTCAATATAAATAATTCATGTATTGTTTGTTTTACAGACTTCAATTTAATTTCAAGTTCAGCCTTCTTACCAACGTGTTAGAATTGGGAACTTAAGGTTATTAAGGCACATGCCTTTCATTTTATTAGCTAGTCAATAATCCACTTCAACTACTAGAAACTTGCTTTTCATATTATATTTCTTAAAATTATCAGGATTCTGTTGTTTCCTTTGGATTTATATTTATCATATGCCACTATGGATTATGGTTATTATTACCGTTATTGTGACTTAACCTTGTATAGCTAACCAAGTTCAAGCCCCTTCTTGCTCCATCATATGTGTCTTGTCTCTTGTTTTTTCTGCAAGTACACTTAGATTAACTAAACTCTTAGATTTTCGAGAAAAAATGGCtatgtcaaatatatttaaaaaagaaaCTTGTTTGCTTGTGGACCAGGTTCCAAGTAAAGAAAAAACAGTTCTTCCGCAACTTTATTACAATTATGCTGTTTGGTGCAGTTGGGACATTGATCTCCTTCGTCATAATCTCACTTGGTAAGGAAACAAGGATTTACATGAGTTGACATGCACAAGCTTGTCTCCGTCATTTGGACATCACATTATCTTCTTCAAATAGTTGCATTTTCTAAGTTGTGAACTGGATTTTTCAGTTATACATGTTGCTGTATTTTAAGGGAAAATCATGATGTTAGCTTCTCTTTTTCATCATTTATGGTTAGTAAGTGACTCATTGATAATAATTTGCTAAAATGGATTGGAAACAAAACTAACCTAACAGACAATCAAGACATCCAAAAACATCAGTGTTGCTGATCTAGAGTCACTGTAGAACTAACGTGAAGggttatcattttttattgacTTAGGTTATGGTTGAAGATTATCAGCTGGTCCTGTCCCTAAAAAAAGTCTAATAGGACTCTTATGAGCAAGAAATTGAAGCATACAGTTAAATGATCAAGTTCTAGCTTGTGGTTAAGTTGGTGAACTTTGGTGGTAGTATCTTAAGTAGCTCACAGGGAAGCTATGCCCTAATACAGGATCTAAGAAGTGATTTTACATGTCTCTATAATAAATTCGTATTTAAATTCTTTATCTGCCTTCAATTTTTAGGCAATCAACATATTCCTGTGAATTTCAgcaatattttcttctctttgaatagTTTATGTACATTTACATGATCAGGATCATGCATTTCCTTCCTCTCTTTTGATTTTGTGAATGCAACAAAATTTACACGGTCAGGTTACTTCATTCTTGACCTCAATTTTGGTTCAGGTGCCGTGGAATTTTTCCGAAAAATGGATATAGGTGCACTAGAAGTCGGAGATTATCTTGGTAAATACTCTTGCAGTGCACTCTTTGCTTGATACTATACATAATTTCACTGACTGCTCTCTTGCTCTTGCTattgttcattttttttattattttattgtttatACAGCAATTGGGGCAATCTTTTCTGCAACAGATTCTGTGTGCACTTTGCAGGTTCTCAATTATAGCAGATATGATTTACATGTTTCTTATATGAGGCAAAACATAACTGATTCTAGAATTTTTGTTACTTGAAAATCAGGTGCTTAACCAGGACGAGACACCTTTGCTCTATAGCTTGGTCTTTGGTGAAGGCGTTGTAAATGATGCTACATCAGTGGTGCTTTTTAATGCACTCCAGAATTTTGATCTGGTTCATGTTGATGCCACAGTTCTGTTGAAATTTGTTGCTaacttcttttatttatttgctAGTAGCACCTTGCTTGGAGCACTTGTAAGTTTTGATTAGTGAACAGTGATAATTTATTATGAGCATGTCTGCTGCTTTACTGGTTATATTTTTTGGCTGATATGTTTCCCTCTGGCTTGCAGACAGGATTGCTTAGtgcttatattattaaaaaattgtaCTTTGGCAGGTTTGTGAAAAGAAAGTCATACTTTTCTCTATTCCGTTTTTCACATATTTTCCACATGTAGGAAAGTATTCATAGCATAGCACCATTGTAGAGGATTAAAGGTTCAATTGAATGTTGCTGTGTTTTTTTAGAACTTGATCTGATTGTAAATAAAATATCCTAAATTGGTCTTGCTCTAAATATATCTTTGCTTGCTTTTGCTTCTGACCCCTATCCAGACATTCAACTGATCGAGAAGTTGCTCTTATGATACTCATGGCTTACCTTTCCTATATGCTGGCTGAAGTGAGTTTCTTCTTCAAAATCACTATGCAAACATCAGTTTTCTTACATCTCCAGTATGCTGGATTTGGTTGAGATTAGACTGAGATCATTGCTTCTAAACCTTGATTTGTATTGCAGTTGTTGAACTTAAGCGGAATTCTTACAGTATTCTTCTGCGGAATAGTAATGTCACACTACACCTGGCATAATGTGACAGAGAGTTCTAGGATCACCACAAAGTAcattattattgtttttttctGTAACTATCAGCATATGTTGCTGCTTCTCGTCCTAAGCTATCTCCATTTCAGGCTTGTATAAAAGACTAAAATTTTTTGACCTTTTATTGCTCGTCTTTTCAGGCATGCCTTTGCAACATTGTCATTTATTGctgaagtttttctttttctctatgttGGAACGGATGCATTAGACATTGAGAAGTGGAAATTTGTCAGTGACAGGTTCGCTATGTTTCTGATCACAACATGTTTTGCATAGGTCATACAGGTCATTATAGAACAGAACAATACAGTTTCATGATTCTTTCAGCTTTTTATTTCATTGACTAGCAGATGCCAATATTTTTGTCAATTCCTAATTGTTATATTTCAATCCATTATGTCCTTTTATGATCAAAAttacttatttttttataatgttctgGATCTATTGAAATAAATAACTTTGGTTCATTCAATTATAAGAAAAgttaaattacaagaaaattttggttCAAAAGAAGCCTTTTCTGAGCATGATATCAACCTTTTATTGCTAATCTATGCTCCTACAGGTATTAAGAGTGTGAAAAAAAGTGTGTCCTGATATGACTTTTGCCATCATGTGTCAGTCCAAACTTTatactaaataattttttttatgatgggtACCTAATACAAAATTGTACCTTAAAATTTTCCTTTCTTCAATCATCAATTTCAGAAAAAATGCTCGAAACATATATTATCTGTGTTTTCTGCATACATTGGTTTGTTAATGCTATGTGATTGATTACCTGGGTAGCTAACCATGTCTCCTGCTCTACAGCCCAGGAAAATCACTTGGAGTGAGCTCAATTCTGCTAGGCTTGGTATTGGTTGGCAGAGCTGCTTTTGTCTTTCCACTGTCCTTCATCTCCAATTTGTTTAAAAAATCTCAGAATGACAAGATTACCTTCAAGCAACAAGTAACTTTTTCGACTCTTATTTACTCTGCTTATTTTGGACCATTTGTTTGCATCTCAAGTCTTTTGACATGTCTTGGGTTACCAACAGGTTATAATTTGGTGGGCAGGTCTTATGAGAGGCGCGGTATCAATTGCACTTGCTTACAATCAGGTCAACATGATCTTGCATCAATAAAATGGATAGCTGTTATTTTCTAGCGCAAGAAGAATTCTTTTACTGTTTCATAATTATCGTCAATTGCATGGGCATTCATTGTCTTCACTTCCTCTTTTAAATTcgaaaatcaagagaaaatttatCCTTTGTTCTTGGTTTTTAAAAGCAAAAGCAGGTTTTATTGGTCAAGGTTTAAAATGTCAAATACTGGCCTGTATTGGTACCCTCTTGGACCTACTGTGTGTGTTAGTACAACATTGTATACTTTGGCATCTCAGtaggtaaaaataaataaattattggtTAAAGTCTTGCTGTAGTCTTGATAGGCTACAATAAATTGTTTGATGTTATCTATATATTGTGTTAGCTGTGAAGCAGGGATTTTGCTTGAAGGGGTCTGTCTTTGCTTTCATTTTAATcctcttttaaaatttttggtagcAGAGAACTTTGCTAATGCAAATTACGAAAACAATGGAAATATTTGAAAttttagaacaaaatcatcattgTGAAACAAATGGGTGCAAATTGGATTAGTACGTGTCTTCATAGCACACGTGGTTTTTGTGCACCATGGTGGATGTAACTCAACAAATGGTGCATTCCAAGTGCCATGCTACCATATAAATCTAGATGTGGCTCTTGTATCACTTGTTAAAAGGTGAGTTTCAGAATATGACAATGAAACATGGAGGATTTGGAATGGTAAATATAAGGTGTTAGGCAAGACTTGCCCCCACCATGTCACAGATGGCTACCCAAAAATTCTATCCCATGCCTGACTTGAATAAGCATTACTATGTTCCAAGATTATTCTCTCTATGTGAACCATTTCTAGATTGAAACAGAATACGAGAAATGGAATATTATCATTTAAATTAGTAATAGATTCAGTTGGTACATCAGATTGTACTTGCAAG is from Musa acuminata AAA Group cultivar baxijiao chromosome BXJ3-8, Cavendish_Baxijiao_AAA, whole genome shotgun sequence and encodes:
- the LOC135585999 gene encoding sodium/hydrogen exchanger 1-like isoform X3 codes for the protein MRLQNDLFLRFQVKKKQFFRNFITIMLFGAVGTLISFVIISLGAVEFFRKMDIGALEVGDYLAIGAIFSATDSVCTLQVLNQDETPLLYSLVFGEGVVNDATSVVLFNALQNFDLVHVDATVLLKFVANFFYLFASSTLLGALTGLLSAYIIKKLYFGRHSTDREVALMILMAYLSYMLAELLNLSGILTVFFCGIVMSHYTWHNVTESSRITTKHAFATLSFIAEVFLFLYVGTDALDIEKWKFVSDSPGKSLGVSSILLGLVLVGRAAFVFPLSFISNLFKKSQNDKITFKQQVIIWWAGLMRGAVSIALAYNQFTRSGHTQQRGNAFMITSTITVVLFSTMVFGLMTKPLIYFLLPPNSKHLTRSLSVSSEPSSPKSFLSPLLGNGQGSELEAAQCIPRPTNLRMLLTTPSRSVHHYWRKFDDAFMRPMFGGRGFVPFVPGSPVERSVPEWE
- the LOC135585999 gene encoding sodium/hydrogen exchanger 1-like isoform X2, translated to MAFGWGAVMMKLGLSRLEASDHASVVSINIFVTLICACIVIGHLLEENRWMNESITALIIGLCTGFIIRLATRGKNNSHIMVFSEDLFFIYVLPPIIFNAGFQVKKKQFFRNFITIMLFGAVGTLISFVIISLGAVEFFRKMDIGALEVGDYLAIGAIFSATDSVCTLQVLNQDETPLLYSLVFGEGVVNDATSVVLFNALQNFDLTGLLSAYIIKKLYFGRHSTDREVALMILMAYLSYMLAELLNLSGILTVFFCGIVMSHYTWHNVTESSRITTKHAFATLSFIAEVFLFLYVGTDALDIEKWKFVSDSPGKSLGVSSILLGLVLVGRAAFVFPLSFISNLFKKSQNDKITFKQQVIIWWAGLMRGAVSIALAYNQFTRSGHTQQRGNAFMITSTITVVLFSTMVFGLMTKPLIYFLLPPNSKHLTRSLSVSSEPSSPKSFLSPLLGNGQGSELEAAQCIPRPTNLRMLLTTPSRSVHHYWRKFDDAFMRPMFGGRGFVPFVPGSPVERSVPEWE
- the LOC135585999 gene encoding sodium/hydrogen exchanger 1-like isoform X1; translation: MAFGWGAVMMKLGLSRLEASDHASVVSINIFVTLICACIVIGHLLEENRWMNESITALIIGLCTGFIIRLATRGKNNSHIMVFSEDLFFIYVLPPIIFNAGFQVKKKQFFRNFITIMLFGAVGTLISFVIISLGAVEFFRKMDIGALEVGDYLAIGAIFSATDSVCTLQVLNQDETPLLYSLVFGEGVVNDATSVVLFNALQNFDLVHVDATVLLKFVANFFYLFASSTLLGALTGLLSAYIIKKLYFGRHSTDREVALMILMAYLSYMLAELLNLSGILTVFFCGIVMSHYTWHNVTESSRITTKHAFATLSFIAEVFLFLYVGTDALDIEKWKFVSDSPGKSLGVSSILLGLVLVGRAAFVFPLSFISNLFKKSQNDKITFKQQVIIWWAGLMRGAVSIALAYNQFTRSGHTQQRGNAFMITSTITVVLFSTMVFGLMTKPLIYFLLPPNSKHLTRSLSVSSEPSSPKSFLSPLLGNGQGSELEAAQCIPRPTNLRMLLTTPSRSVHHYWRKFDDAFMRPMFGGRGFVPFVPGSPVERSVPEWE